Proteins from one Clostridium cellulovorans 743B genomic window:
- a CDS encoding DUF2752 domain-containing protein, with product METIMHKNINNLTPNKIAILRISLLVLPIISIFIFYLLRYYIFSVVKLLPQCTFYEKTSLLCPGCGMTRSILALFRGDILNCLKSNVATMLIVIFGFLKYLELLALSFNKKLFLLPRYPSFYWLGLTLLILYWILRNIEFFLFLKP from the coding sequence ATGGAGACTATTATGCACAAAAATATAAATAATCTAACTCCTAACAAAATAGCTATACTAAGAATATCGTTACTTGTTTTGCCTATTATATCTATTTTTATTTTTTATCTTTTAAGATACTACATATTTTCTGTTGTAAAATTATTACCCCAATGTACATTTTATGAAAAAACCTCACTATTATGTCCAGGATGCGGTATGACACGTAGTATCTTAGCATTATTTCGTGGTGATATATTAAATTGCTTAAAATCAAATGTAGCAACTATGCTTATAGTTATATTTGGATTCCTTAAATATTTAGAGTTATTAGCTCTTTCATTTAATAAAAAACTTTTTTTATTACCTAGATATCCAAGCTTCTACTGGCTTGGGTTAACATTACTAATACTTTATTGGATCCTTAGAAATATCGAATTTTTTTTATTTCTTAAACCTTAA
- a CDS encoding ligand-binding sensor domain-containing protein — MIIILLFNNYVVKADEKTIQFKNITLEDGLSQTSINCMCQDKKGYIWLATDDGLNVYDGQEFKVYKYKLNDENSISGNYIGAVLEDSDGYIWIGTGKGVNKLNPANGSIVRYTYSKEDSSSISSDGILTILEDGDNNIWIGTEEGLNKYDKSTDSFVRFSHVESNIYSITNNCITSLFQDSEGILWIGTEKGLNKMNLIDNQITQCNYAFDVDGIMKDKFITSLFEDNDKNLWIGTFDNGLFKFDKKANKLTNYSQGFEGNNQIAFKHVNDIKEDDYNNIWIGTNDGLFKYNKLNDKLIAYVNKYYDLKSLVYNQVNYIIKDRTGMIWAGTNKGISIFNPEPMFNYYKKDPTKENSLSDDMIRGIYKDNNGILWLGTFKDGLNAMNLSTGDVKHYRNSESTDSLSDDTIINVYGDKQGDIWIATWKGLNLYNKSTDSFIRFNEGTDINTLVSDAVNTIYQDREGIIWIGTANGLDSYDKVTKQFKHYSDIMTKNNILEQNISSIYEDENRTLWIGLGLNGGLVKFDRTSEVMTSYTQSPNDAKTISSNNIKDVTGDNNGNLWIATTHGLNKFSILEESFTRFFEEDGLSNNYLYGVLLDTKGNPWVSTDGGLSKYDVSEKTFTNFNVYDGLQSNEFNNYSYYKSSNGEMFFGGINGFNSFFPEKIEEKKLLNQNVVIKGVSIYDEPFPIDKLSSLNFKQNHFRIEFFLPYFINSSKNQFAYLLEGVDSEWNYVTGNGYARYTNVQSGEYRFLVKGRNNLGQWSEPISIPVKISTAPWNTWWAHLIYITTAIMVIYFIWNRVKILEGIINQRTILLNNKLKENKTLYDKLIKYERSKNNYFINLSHELRTPLNVILSTLQLISNLNEGEKYIEKPNLNKYVDIMSRNSLRLLKVINDLIDASKIENGDYKLTISEVDIVYLVEEVALSMKDYIESNNIDLIIDPDIEEKLIECDRTQIERCIVNLLSNATKYSNKNGSIWVTILDDDTKVRISIKDNGIGIAPKNHDIIFERFGQVNNSESNKKGSGIGLSLVKSLVELHNGTIDLISEEGKGSDFIISLPVRQNKTNNKIL; from the coding sequence ATTATTATTATTCTATTATTTAATAATTATGTTGTTAAAGCTGATGAAAAAACTATTCAATTTAAAAATATTACCTTAGAAGATGGGTTATCTCAAACCTCAATAAATTGTATGTGTCAAGATAAGAAAGGATACATATGGCTTGCAACTGACGATGGATTAAATGTATATGATGGACAAGAATTTAAAGTTTATAAATACAAACTAAATGATGAAAATAGTATTAGTGGAAACTATATAGGAGCAGTTCTGGAAGATTCTGATGGTTATATTTGGATTGGGACTGGTAAAGGTGTAAATAAGCTTAATCCGGCAAATGGTTCTATAGTCCGTTATACATATTCTAAAGAAGATTCTTCAAGCATCTCCTCAGATGGTATATTGACAATTCTTGAGGATGGAGATAATAATATTTGGATTGGTACAGAAGAAGGACTAAATAAATATGATAAATCTACAGATTCATTTGTTAGGTTCAGTCATGTAGAAAGCAATATATATAGTATAACTAATAATTGTATAACTAGCTTGTTTCAAGATTCTGAAGGTATCCTATGGATTGGTACAGAAAAAGGGTTAAACAAAATGAATTTAATTGACAACCAAATTACTCAATGCAACTATGCTTTCGATGTAGATGGAATAATGAAGGATAAATTCATAACATCTCTATTTGAGGATAATGATAAAAATTTATGGATTGGTACCTTTGATAACGGATTGTTTAAATTCGACAAAAAAGCTAATAAGTTAACGAATTATTCTCAAGGTTTTGAAGGTAATAATCAAATCGCTTTTAAACATGTAAATGATATAAAAGAAGATGACTATAATAACATATGGATTGGAACAAATGATGGTCTATTTAAATATAACAAACTTAATGATAAATTAATTGCTTATGTAAATAAATACTATGACTTAAAAAGCCTTGTTTATAATCAAGTAAATTATATTATTAAAGATAGGACTGGAATGATATGGGCAGGAACAAATAAAGGGATAAGTATTTTTAATCCAGAACCTATGTTTAATTATTATAAGAAGGATCCTACTAAAGAAAATAGTTTAAGTGATGATATGATTCGCGGAATATATAAAGATAATAATGGGATATTGTGGCTTGGAACTTTTAAAGATGGATTAAATGCCATGAATCTTAGTACTGGAGATGTAAAACATTATAGAAATAGTGAAAGTACAGATAGTCTAAGTGATGATACAATCATCAACGTATATGGAGATAAACAAGGAGACATTTGGATAGCTACTTGGAAAGGACTAAATTTATATAACAAATCTACTGACAGTTTTATTCGTTTTAATGAAGGTACTGATATTAACACGCTAGTATCTGATGCCGTAAATACCATTTATCAAGATAGAGAAGGTATAATATGGATTGGAACAGCAAATGGACTAGACTCTTACGATAAAGTTACTAAACAATTTAAACACTATAGTGATATAATGACAAAAAACAACATACTTGAACAAAATATATCAAGTATTTATGAAGATGAAAATAGAACATTATGGATTGGGTTAGGTTTAAATGGTGGTCTAGTCAAATTTGATAGAACTTCAGAAGTTATGACTTCCTATACGCAATCTCCTAATGATGCTAAGACCATATCATCAAATAATATTAAGGATGTTACTGGAGATAACAATGGTAACTTATGGATTGCCACTACTCATGGGCTTAATAAATTTTCTATATTAGAAGAGAGTTTCACTAGATTTTTTGAAGAAGATGGATTAAGTAACAATTATTTATATGGTGTTTTATTAGATACCAAAGGAAATCCTTGGGTTAGTACTGATGGGGGGCTGTCTAAATATGATGTAAGTGAAAAAACATTCACTAATTTTAATGTTTATGATGGATTACAAAGTAATGAATTCAATAATTATTCATACTATAAAAGTAGTAATGGTGAAATGTTTTTTGGGGGAATCAATGGATTTAATAGTTTTTTTCCTGAAAAGATAGAGGAAAAGAAACTACTAAATCAAAATGTCGTTATTAAAGGTGTATCAATTTACGACGAACCATTTCCAATCGATAAGTTATCTTCATTGAACTTTAAACAGAATCACTTTAGAATAGAATTTTTCTTGCCTTACTTTATAAATTCTTCTAAAAACCAATTCGCTTACTTACTTGAAGGAGTTGACTCTGAATGGAACTATGTAACTGGAAATGGTTATGCTAGATATACTAATGTTCAAAGTGGAGAATATCGATTTTTAGTAAAGGGCAGAAATAATTTAGGACAGTGGAGTGAACCTATTTCTATACCAGTAAAAATAAGTACTGCCCCTTGGAACACTTGGTGGGCACATCTTATATATATAACTACTGCTATAATGGTTATATATTTTATATGGAATCGTGTTAAAATTTTAGAGGGAATAATAAATCAAAGGACTATTTTATTAAATAATAAGTTAAAAGAAAATAAAACTCTATATGATAAATTGATTAAATATGAGAGAAGCAAAAATAATTATTTCATAAACTTATCCCACGAATTAAGAACACCATTAAATGTAATCTTATCAACATTGCAACTTATCTCAAACCTAAATGAAGGTGAAAAATATATAGAAAAACCTAACTTGAATAAATATGTTGATATTATGAGTAGGAATTCTTTAAGATTGCTAAAAGTAATAAATGACCTAATTGATGCATCAAAAATAGAGAATGGTGATTATAAGCTTACTATTTCTGAAGTTGATATTGTTTACCTTGTAGAAGAAGTTGCTTTATCCATGAAGGATTATATAGAATCTAATAATATTGACCTTATAATAGACCCTGATATAGAGGAAAAATTAATTGAATGTGATAGAACTCAAATAGAAAGATGCATTGTTAATCTACTTTCCAATGCAACAAAATACTCTAATAAAAATGGCTCCATATGGGTAACAATACTTGATGATGATACAAAGGTTCGAATTTCTATTAAAGATAATGGGATTGGAATAGCACCTAAAAATCATGATATTATTTTTGAAAGATTTGGACAAGTTAATAATAGTGAGTCTAATAAAAAAGGCAGTGGTATTGGCTTAAGTCTTGTAAAATCACTTGTTGAACTTCATAATGGAACTATTGACTTAATAAGTGAAGAAGGTAAAGGTAGCGATTTTATTATATCTTTACCTGTAAGACAAAACAAAACTAATAATAAAATCTTATAA
- a CDS encoding IS982-like element ISClce1 family transposase, with product MPEFNKDFIITINNLKDFIVVTYVIIDDFYQKVTPAFIMNRRNIDKSVMSDSEIITLSLVGELLTIDSEKAWFGFCSKNLRDLFPNFCSRTRFHRVRKSLFRVTDAIRKEFMKFLNYQYDRIRIVDSMPIPVCKFGRAHFHKSFKPKAAYGRCASKKETYYGFKLHALVALDGYITDFSITAANIDDRDAVWELIDNSVVNTLIGDKGYIGQKIASQLKEIMDINLLTISRNNSKIKLLKPLRQLIFKARRRIETTFSQLSEQLNIQRVLAKSTWGFATRIVNKILAHNLCYFINKILNIGIDTAKIKTLIFG from the coding sequence ATGCCAGAGTTTAATAAAGATTTTATCATAACAATAAACAACTTAAAAGATTTTATTGTTGTCACTTATGTTATAATTGATGATTTTTACCAAAAGGTAACTCCAGCATTTATTATGAACCGTCGCAATATTGATAAGTCAGTAATGTCTGATAGCGAAATCATTACTTTATCTTTAGTAGGCGAACTCTTAACCATTGACTCTGAAAAAGCTTGGTTTGGGTTTTGTTCTAAAAACTTACGAGATCTGTTCCCTAATTTTTGTAGTAGAACAAGATTTCATAGAGTAAGAAAATCCTTATTTCGAGTCACAGATGCAATACGTAAGGAATTTATGAAATTTCTTAACTATCAATATGATCGAATAAGAATTGTAGATAGTATGCCTATTCCTGTGTGTAAATTTGGTAGAGCTCACTTTCATAAGTCATTTAAGCCGAAGGCTGCCTACGGGCGATGCGCTTCGAAAAAAGAGACATATTACGGCTTCAAATTACATGCATTAGTTGCTTTAGATGGCTATATCACAGACTTCTCTATTACTGCTGCAAACATTGATGATAGAGACGCAGTCTGGGAACTTATAGATAATTCAGTTGTTAATACACTAATAGGCGATAAAGGCTATATAGGTCAAAAGATTGCTTCGCAATTAAAAGAGATAATGGATATTAATCTTCTAACCATAAGTCGTAATAACAGTAAAATTAAACTTTTAAAACCACTTAGGCAACTCATATTCAAGGCTCGTCGTAGAATAGAAACCACTTTTTCTCAGCTCTCCGAGCAATTGAATATACAGAGGGTTCTTGCAAAGTCAACTTGGGGCTTTGCTACAAGAATAGTAAATAAAATATTAGCTCATAATCTTTGTTATTTTATAAATAAAATCTTAAATATAGGTATAGATACAGCAAAGATTAAGACATTAATATTTGGATAA
- a CDS encoding Zn-finger containing protein produces the protein MRKISSYFKGSYGMDKLSKYLLYLGGFLLIFKGSWLIGLFSIGFSLYRVTSKNKYKRYQELQSFEIALHNLKGKAYKLRHKFNSLREYKIFKCPNCAQKLRVPRNKGNITVTCKKCKTEFKERT, from the coding sequence ATGAGAAAAATTTCTTCATATTTTAAAGGTTCATATGGAATGGATAAGTTATCAAAATATCTTCTGTATCTTGGGGGCTTTCTTCTTATTTTCAAAGGGAGTTGGCTAATCGGATTATTTTCTATTGGTTTTAGCTTATATAGAGTAACCTCTAAAAATAAGTACAAAAGGTATCAAGAACTTCAAAGTTTTGAAATTGCACTTCATAATTTAAAAGGAAAAGCTTATAAATTAAGACACAAGTTCAATTCTTTAAGGGAATATAAAATTTTTAAATGTCCTAACTGTGCGCAAAAATTAAGGGTTCCAAGGAACAAAGGAAATATCACTGTCACATGTAAGAAATGTAAAACGGAATTTAAAGAAAGAACATAA
- the leuA gene encoding 2-isopropylmalate synthase, with the protein MYRKYKKYEKVKLENRMWPNNEIEKAPIWCSVDLRDGNQSLPTPMNVEEKIAMFKLLVKLGFKEIEVGFPSSSNTEYAFVRRLIDENLIPDDVTLQVLTQARDHLIEKTFESLKGAKKAIIHLYNSTSTLQREVVFNKSKEEIIDIAVHGAKLLNEYKAKYKETDFTFEYSPESFTGTELPYALEICEKVLEVWQPTKENKAIINLPSTVEMSTPNVYADQIEWMCNNFKNREAIIISLHTHNDRGTSTAATELGLLAGADRVEGTLFGNGERTGNLDLITVAMNLYSQGIDPKLDLTELNTVVEIYEACTKQSVHDRHPYVGKLVYAAFSGSHQDAIRKGFQAMETKKSEYWEVPYLPIDPHDVGREYEEIIRINSQSGKGGAAFIMENVFGFMLPKNMHPEFGAMVQDKSDSLGKELSSAEIFDLFKEEYLQLNDKFNLKGYKIESTDEADDMVNIIATLNINNEEKQIRGKGNGPLDAFFNAIQETNIAKCKFISYYEHDLEGGSRSRAVCYIQIESNGKKHYGVGISENINTASLNAFISAINRSMK; encoded by the coding sequence ATGTATCGTAAGTATAAGAAATATGAAAAAGTTAAACTTGAAAATCGTATGTGGCCTAACAATGAAATTGAGAAGGCTCCTATTTGGTGTAGTGTAGACTTAAGAGATGGTAACCAATCACTTCCAACACCAATGAATGTAGAAGAAAAAATTGCTATGTTCAAACTTTTGGTAAAGTTAGGATTTAAGGAAATAGAGGTTGGATTTCCATCATCATCTAACACAGAATACGCCTTTGTAAGAAGATTAATTGATGAAAATTTAATTCCAGATGATGTAACCTTGCAAGTTTTAACTCAAGCAAGAGATCATTTAATAGAAAAAACTTTTGAAAGTTTAAAAGGGGCAAAAAAAGCAATAATTCATCTTTATAATTCTACTTCTACTCTTCAAAGAGAAGTTGTATTTAATAAGTCTAAAGAAGAAATAATTGATATAGCTGTTCATGGGGCAAAATTACTTAACGAGTATAAAGCAAAGTATAAGGAAACAGATTTCACTTTTGAATATTCTCCAGAAAGTTTTACTGGAACTGAACTTCCTTATGCATTAGAAATTTGTGAAAAAGTTCTTGAAGTATGGCAACCTACAAAAGAAAATAAAGCAATAATAAATTTACCTTCTACAGTTGAAATGTCAACGCCAAATGTTTATGCTGATCAGATTGAATGGATGTGCAATAATTTCAAAAATAGAGAAGCAATCATTATAAGTCTTCATACTCATAATGATAGGGGAACTTCTACTGCAGCAACAGAACTTGGCTTATTAGCTGGTGCTGACAGAGTTGAAGGAACTCTATTTGGTAACGGAGAAAGAACAGGAAATCTAGATCTTATAACTGTAGCTATGAATTTATACTCACAAGGGATAGATCCTAAGCTCGATTTAACAGAACTTAACACAGTAGTTGAAATATACGAAGCTTGCACAAAACAATCTGTCCACGATAGACATCCTTATGTTGGGAAATTAGTTTACGCTGCTTTTTCTGGTTCTCATCAAGATGCTATCAGAAAAGGCTTTCAAGCAATGGAAACTAAAAAATCTGAATATTGGGAAGTACCATATTTACCAATCGACCCTCACGATGTAGGCCGTGAATACGAAGAAATTATAAGAATAAATAGTCAATCTGGAAAAGGTGGCGCTGCTTTTATAATGGAAAATGTCTTTGGTTTTATGCTTCCTAAAAATATGCATCCAGAGTTTGGTGCTATGGTTCAAGATAAATCCGATTCACTAGGTAAAGAATTATCCTCAGCTGAAATATTTGATTTATTTAAAGAAGAATATCTACAACTAAATGATAAATTCAATTTGAAAGGGTACAAAATTGAATCAACAGATGAGGCAGATGACATGGTAAATATCATTGCAACATTGAATATTAATAATGAAGAGAAACAAATCAGAGGAAAAGGAAACGGACCTTTAGATGCATTCTTTAACGCAATACAAGAAACCAATATAGCTAAGTGTAAATTTATCTCTTACTATGAGCATGATTTAGAAGGTGGTTCTCGTTCAAGAGCTGTATGCTATATACAAATTGAAAGTAATGGCAAAAAACATTATGGTGTAGGTATATCTGAGAACATTAATACAGCTTCATTAAATGCATTCATCAGTGCTATAAACAGATCAATGAAATAA
- a CDS encoding ComEC/Rec2 family competence protein yields the protein MAKRRKRKSTKNPVLPVLLLILGILIISGLLGLENATTDMPKATNIISKIFTSDTASKDKVSTNVNKDKEDKNTSDNSTNGIEDEEKKQVITPLTTSLKLHFIDVGQADSILLEQNGEFMLIDGGNKDDSSIVVEYLKNSGVKELKYVIATHIHEDHIGGLPTVLKSFPVKNFYIGKRTATTSIYKNLVSTAKNLKLTFTEPKVGEKFNLGGAEITIVSPNSSGYEDLNNDSIVVRVVYGNNSFLLTGDAEDESEAEMLKSGQTIKADLLKIGHHGSPSSTTAAFLKAVNPKYAVISVGKDNSYKHPAKATMNRLKAASIPVYRTDESGTIVATSDGNNITFDKGLGSYNGR from the coding sequence ATGGCAAAAAGAAGAAAACGAAAATCCACTAAAAATCCTGTTTTACCAGTATTATTATTGATATTGGGAATATTAATTATAAGTGGCTTACTAGGATTAGAAAATGCCACTACGGACATGCCAAAAGCCACCAACATTATATCTAAAATTTTTACTTCTGATACAGCTTCAAAGGATAAAGTAAGTACTAATGTAAATAAAGATAAAGAAGATAAAAACACTTCAGATAATAGTACTAACGGTATTGAAGATGAAGAAAAAAAGCAAGTTATTACTCCACTAACAACATCACTAAAATTGCATTTCATTGATGTTGGTCAAGCTGATAGTATTCTATTAGAACAAAATGGAGAATTTATGCTAATTGATGGAGGGAATAAAGATGATTCTTCTATTGTAGTTGAATATTTAAAAAATTCAGGAGTAAAAGAGTTAAAGTATGTAATCGCAACTCATATCCATGAAGATCATATTGGAGGTTTACCAACAGTTTTAAAAAGCTTTCCAGTAAAGAATTTTTATATTGGAAAAAGAACTGCTACAACAAGTATTTATAAAAATTTAGTATCTACAGCGAAAAACTTGAAATTGACATTTACAGAACCTAAGGTTGGAGAAAAATTTAATTTAGGCGGAGCCGAAATAACTATAGTTTCTCCAAATAGTAGTGGGTATGAAGATTTGAATAATGATTCAATAGTTGTAAGAGTTGTCTATGGAAATAATTCATTTTTATTAACTGGTGATGCAGAAGATGAATCTGAAGCTGAAATGTTGAAAAGTGGACAAACTATTAAAGCTGATCTCCTTAAAATTGGACATCATGGTAGCCCTTCTTCAACAACAGCCGCTTTTTTAAAGGCTGTAAATCCTAAGTATGCAGTAATATCTGTTGGTAAAGATAATTCGTACAAGCATCCTGCAAAAGCTACTATGAATAGATTAAAAGCAGCTTCAATACCTGTATATAGGACTGACGAATCTGGAACCATTGTTGCAACTTCAGACGGAAATAATATAACTTTTGATAAAGGATTAGGTTCATATAATGGTAGATAA